In Arthrobacter sp. QXT-31, one genomic interval encodes:
- a CDS encoding cupin domain-containing protein codes for MTNAQVKVLRSLENLSLGDLVLKPTAVNGTEPKDAADNALTVNASSVDLGFWECSPGSFKTARQGVNEVILVLEGKGTLVSDAGERVDHKAGDMVLIPNGWSGVWEIHEHFKKQYVTIAV; via the coding sequence ATGACGAACGCACAAGTAAAAGTCCTCCGTTCGCTGGAGAACCTGTCCCTCGGCGACCTGGTCCTCAAGCCAACAGCCGTCAACGGCACCGAGCCGAAGGACGCGGCCGACAACGCCCTCACCGTCAACGCCAGCAGCGTGGACCTCGGATTCTGGGAGTGCTCGCCGGGCAGCTTCAAAACCGCCCGCCAGGGCGTCAACGAGGTCATCCTGGTGCTGGAGGGCAAGGGAACCCTCGTCTCCGACGCCGGCGAGCGGGTGGACCACAAGGCGGGCGACATGGTCCTGATCCCGAACGGCTGGAGCGGGGTCTGGGAAATCCACGAGCACTTCAAGAAGCAGTACGTCACCATCGCCGTCTAG